A region of Arcobacter sp. F2176 DNA encodes the following proteins:
- a CDS encoding fumarate hydratase C-terminal domain-containing protein, with protein sequence AFEELGMEAIYEFEVKDMPVTVAVDTEGTSIHTTGPAKWRTI encoded by the coding sequence TAGCATTTGAAGAACTTGGTATGGAAGCTATATATGAATTTGAGGTTAAAGACATGCCTGTTACTGTAGCTGTTGATACTGAGGGTACTTCTATTCACACTACTGGTCCTGCTAAGTGGAGAACTATTTAA
- a CDS encoding cache domain-containing protein — MKLSNLILKAIFYTAIISTFLAFTISTFFEYKNFLKESEQIRSDFINQKKNEIKREVNKMYDYISYNEKNIKIKTKEKLRNRVNDAYLIAYKIYNKYKNTKNEKEIQYLIITSLENITYESDTYFFINSNQGRAILFNKKSYLEDNKDIWNLKDEKGNYFIQKQSNIALNKKEGFVDNYFIKPNTDDNKSYDKLSFIKLFEPYNWHIGMGFYIDDLTKESKNEVLKYIASIRYGKDGYFFINTLDKKALIHDGKEAIPPIEYPNESLFKKQLEALKNPDGGFFFYKFKKLNSADEKYEKLAFVKEYAKWRWIIGTGSYMDELDNELLKKQNQLKNAIFTKSSIILLIFVFLFILIYFVSKRITSFIESNIINLISLFNSASSNLKKINLDKFSFTEFRTIAKKLNKTLKLRNKAEKRVRDLLEIVNKNVIISTTDAKGKITSANDSFCKISGYAEEELIGKSHNIVRHPGIPKETYKQMWKALLNGNIWEGELKNKNKNGEIYWVKITIYPTYHKGKIKGYTGIKQNITDKKRVEYLSITDELTQTYNRRYFNTKIEEEINRAKRNNYFLAFIMLDIDYFKLYNDTYGHQKGDEALVKVSEILIKNTARASDFAFRLGGEEFGILFSYKNEEESLAYANSIKNEIEALRIEHKANKISPYLTISIGLVVTKGEKLQSADSVYKLVDEALYKAKETGRNKVCISI, encoded by the coding sequence ATGAAATTATCTAACTTAATCTTAAAAGCCATTTTTTACACAGCTATAATATCTACATTTCTTGCATTTACAATTAGTACATTTTTTGAATACAAAAATTTCTTAAAAGAAAGTGAACAAATTAGAAGTGATTTTATTAATCAAAAGAAAAATGAAATAAAGCGTGAAGTAAATAAGATGTATGACTATATATCATATAATGAAAAAAATATTAAAATAAAAACAAAAGAGAAATTAAGAAATAGAGTTAATGATGCTTATTTAATTGCTTACAAGATATATAATAAATACAAAAATACAAAAAATGAAAAAGAGATTCAATATCTTATAATAACTTCACTTGAGAATATTACTTATGAATCAGATACATACTTTTTTATTAATTCAAATCAAGGCCGAGCAATACTTTTTAATAAAAAATCTTATTTAGAAGATAATAAAGATATTTGGAATTTAAAAGATGAAAAAGGAAATTATTTTATCCAAAAACAAAGTAATATCGCTTTAAATAAAAAAGAGGGTTTTGTTGATAACTATTTTATCAAACCCAATACTGATGATAATAAATCATATGATAAATTGTCCTTTATTAAACTATTTGAACCATATAATTGGCATATAGGAATGGGGTTTTATATCGATGACCTTACTAAGGAGAGTAAAAATGAAGTATTAAAATATATTGCTTCAATTAGATATGGTAAAGATGGATATTTTTTCATTAACACTTTAGATAAAAAAGCACTAATTCACGATGGAAAAGAAGCCATTCCACCTATAGAATATCCAAATGAATCCCTGTTTAAAAAGCAACTAGAGGCATTAAAGAATCCTGATGGTGGATTTTTCTTTTATAAATTTAAAAAATTGAACTCTGCTGATGAAAAGTATGAAAAACTAGCATTTGTAAAAGAGTATGCAAAATGGAGATGGATTATTGGTACAGGTTCATATATGGATGAACTTGATAATGAATTATTAAAAAAACAAAATCAATTGAAAAATGCAATTTTTACAAAATCGAGTATTATTCTTTTAATATTTGTTTTTTTATTTATTCTTATTTACTTTGTATCTAAAAGAATAACCTCTTTTATTGAATCAAATATAATAAATTTAATTTCGCTTTTTAATTCAGCTTCTTCAAATCTGAAAAAAATAAATTTAGATAAATTTTCTTTTACAGAGTTTAGAACTATTGCAAAAAAACTAAACAAAACATTGAAACTTAGAAATAAAGCAGAAAAAAGAGTTCGAGACCTTTTAGAAATTGTTAATAAAAATGTAATCATATCAACTACAGATGCTAAAGGTAAAATAACAAGTGCTAATGATTCATTTTGTAAAATATCTGGGTATGCAGAAGAAGAGTTAATAGGTAAATCACATAATATAGTTCGTCACCCTGGTATTCCAAAAGAGACTTATAAACAGATGTGGAAAGCTTTATTAAATGGTAATATTTGGGAAGGTGAATTAAAAAATAAAAATAAAAATGGTGAAATATATTGGGTAAAAATAACTATTTATCCAACTTATCATAAAGGGAAAATAAAAGGTTATACAGGAATAAAACAAAATATAACAGATAAAAAGAGAGTTGAATATCTATCAATAACAGATGAGCTAACACAAACATACAACAGAAGATACTTTAATACAAAAATTGAAGAAGAAATAAACAGAGCAAAAAGAAATAACTATTTTCTTGCTTTTATTATGTTAGATATTGATTACTTTAAACTTTATAATGACACGTATGGACATCAAAAAGGAGATGAAGCGCTTGTAAAAGTTTCTGAAATATTAATTAAAAATACTGCAAGAGCAAGTGATTTTGCATTTAGATTAGGAGGAGAAGAGTTTGGGATTCTTTTCTCATATAAAAATGAAGAAGAATCCTTAGCATATGCAAATTCAATTAAAAATGAAATTGAAGCTTTAAGAATTGAACATAAAGCGAATAAAATAAGTCCTTACTTAACTATTTCAATTGGATTAGTTGTTACAAAAGGAGAAAAACTTCAAAGTGCTGATAGTGTTTATAAATTAGTCGATGAAGCACTTTATAAAGCAAAAGAAACTGGTAGAAATAAGGTATGTATAAGTATTTAA
- a CDS encoding DEAD/DEAH box helicase produces MNGLFEFFKEKNECKLLIVSDDKEAQEASDVLSYNQKKPFVLADFRANFGDDLLSFSEELQNITKTLNEFYSYKKENKVLVVPLRTASYKMPVEKCFDSFKIEFASTIDLDKLKDKLYNWGYYFVDIVTSEGEVSLRGDILDICPLGANKGFRVSLFDDEVESIREFDIEDQKSSKEEIDFFNITPAFLALNEEEINRINEELETVQSDAFIKDIHSLGFWYLDDLGEYLPSKFTSYITYTALDELDEAYIFEAKRIDKEKFLTLPKIPKAKKYQKIEPANIKEFLSFHEGKKHIIISSTEAKVKSFDLELSDKNIKYVFEPYIINLVSDDEVIISLNKEIKKKRKKKIKLVLDELLVNDYVVHEQHGIGQYKGIEPVVVMGAKRDFVIVAYANEDKLLIPVENIDLIDRYVADGSSYAVVDTLGKGSFAKLKDKVKDRLFAIANDIIKLAAARELVNGIKINCDKKILKDFSTSAGFDYTKDQKRSINELFDDLSSGKVMDRLLSGDVGFGKTEVAMNALLAVILDGYQALFVCPTTLLASQHFHSMKKRFDGFGIRMAQLDGKTTAKEKTYVKKALESGDIDLVVGTHSLLDIKTKDLALVVIDEEHKFGVKQKEKLKELREDVHIFSMSATPIPRTLNLALSKLKGMSSLLTPPTERLGVRSYVKEFDEKLIKEIVLREKRRGGQLFYVHNNIASMEAKKADMEDLIPNIKIEMIHSKITQVKAEKLIEDFNDGKFDILLATSIVESGLHLPNANSMIIDGADRFGIADLHQLRGRVGRGHKEGFCYFIVEDKKKITSDAIKRLLALESNSYLGSGTALAHQDLEIRGGGNIIGEAQSGHIKQIGYGLYLKMLEDTLATLSGESKEESQIVDIKLAISAFISSDYIVEDRVRLELYRRLGKAKSKEAIYEIEEEMEDRFGKPDTPTKQFLELIMIKVLALQKEIKTVSSYEMNVTFTKNDDTKETIKSPSKDDDDIIATALKYLRK; encoded by the coding sequence TTGAACGGCTTATTTGAATTTTTTAAAGAGAAAAATGAATGTAAACTTTTAATAGTAAGTGATGATAAAGAGGCACAAGAAGCCTCTGATGTATTATCTTATAATCAAAAAAAACCTTTTGTATTAGCTGATTTTAGAGCAAATTTTGGAGATGACTTACTCTCTTTTTCAGAAGAATTACAAAATATCACAAAAACTTTAAATGAGTTTTACTCTTATAAGAAAGAGAATAAAGTTCTAGTTGTACCCTTACGAACAGCTTCATATAAAATGCCAGTTGAGAAGTGTTTTGACTCTTTTAAAATAGAGTTTGCTTCAACTATTGATTTGGATAAATTAAAAGATAAACTTTACAATTGGGGATATTATTTTGTAGATATTGTTACAAGTGAGGGAGAAGTCTCTCTTCGAGGTGATATACTTGATATTTGTCCTTTAGGAGCAAATAAAGGTTTTAGAGTAAGTTTGTTTGATGATGAGGTTGAAAGTATCAGAGAGTTTGATATTGAAGATCAAAAATCATCAAAAGAAGAGATAGACTTTTTTAATATTACTCCTGCATTTTTAGCTTTGAATGAAGAAGAGATAAATAGGATAAATGAAGAGCTTGAAACTGTACAAAGTGATGCTTTTATAAAAGATATTCACTCTTTAGGGTTTTGGTATTTGGATGATTTGGGAGAGTATTTGCCTTCTAAGTTTACTTCATATATTACTTATACTGCCCTTGATGAACTTGATGAAGCATATATCTTTGAAGCAAAAAGAATCGATAAAGAGAAGTTTTTAACTCTACCGAAAATACCAAAAGCGAAAAAATACCAAAAAATAGAACCTGCAAATATAAAAGAGTTTTTGAGTTTTCATGAAGGTAAAAAACATATAATCATTTCAAGTACTGAAGCTAAGGTAAAAAGCTTTGATTTAGAACTAAGTGATAAAAATATCAAGTATGTTTTTGAACCATATATTATAAATTTAGTAAGTGATGATGAGGTCATTATATCACTTAACAAAGAGATAAAGAAAAAAAGAAAAAAGAAAATTAAGCTTGTACTTGATGAACTTCTTGTAAATGACTATGTAGTTCATGAACAACATGGTATTGGACAGTATAAAGGAATAGAACCTGTTGTTGTAATGGGTGCAAAAAGAGATTTTGTAATAGTTGCATATGCAAATGAAGATAAACTTTTAATACCAGTTGAAAATATAGATTTAATAGATAGGTATGTGGCAGATGGTAGTTCTTATGCTGTTGTTGATACACTTGGTAAGGGAAGTTTTGCAAAACTAAAAGATAAAGTAAAAGATAGACTTTTTGCAATTGCAAATGATATTATAAAATTAGCAGCTGCAAGAGAACTTGTAAATGGCATAAAAATAAATTGTGATAAAAAGATATTAAAAGATTTTAGCACTAGTGCCGGTTTTGATTATACTAAAGATCAAAAAAGAAGTATAAATGAACTCTTTGATGATTTAAGTAGTGGAAAAGTGATGGATAGATTACTTTCTGGTGATGTTGGTTTTGGTAAAACAGAAGTTGCGATGAATGCACTTTTAGCAGTTATCTTAGATGGATATCAAGCTCTTTTTGTATGTCCTACTACTTTGTTGGCTTCTCAACATTTTCATAGTATGAAAAAAAGGTTTGATGGATTTGGGATAAGAATGGCTCAACTTGATGGAAAAACAACTGCAAAAGAAAAAACTTATGTTAAAAAAGCATTAGAAAGTGGAGATATAGATTTAGTAGTTGGAACTCACTCTTTACTTGATATTAAAACAAAAGATTTAGCTTTGGTTGTGATTGATGAAGAACACAAGTTTGGTGTAAAACAAAAAGAGAAATTAAAAGAACTAAGAGAAGATGTTCATATTTTTTCAATGAGTGCAACTCCAATTCCACGAACTCTAAACTTAGCCTTGTCAAAACTAAAAGGTATGAGTTCACTTTTAACTCCTCCAACTGAGAGATTAGGTGTTAGATCTTATGTAAAAGAGTTTGATGAAAAACTTATAAAAGAGATAGTTTTAAGGGAAAAAAGAAGAGGTGGACAGCTTTTTTATGTGCATAATAATATTGCCTCAATGGAAGCAAAAAAAGCAGATATGGAAGATCTTATTCCAAATATAAAAATTGAGATGATTCACTCAAAAATTACACAAGTAAAAGCTGAAAAATTAATCGAAGATTTCAACGATGGTAAATTTGATATTTTACTTGCAACTTCAATAGTAGAATCAGGACTTCACTTGCCAAATGCAAACTCTATGATAATTGATGGTGCAGATAGATTTGGAATAGCAGATTTACATCAACTAAGAGGAAGAGTAGGGCGAGGGCATAAAGAAGGTTTTTGTTATTTTATAGTGGAAGATAAGAAAAAAATCACAAGTGATGCCATAAAAAGATTATTGGCTTTAGAGTCGAACTCATACTTAGGAAGTGGAACAGCCTTAGCTCACCAAGACTTAGAAATAAGAGGTGGTGGTAATATCATAGGTGAAGCTCAAAGTGGACATATCAAACAAATAGGTTATGGGCTATATCTTAAGATGTTAGAAGATACCTTAGCAACACTTAGTGGAGAATCAAAAGAAGAGAGTCAAATAGTAGATATAAAACTTGCTATTTCTGCGTTTATTTCAAGTGATTACATAGTAGAAGATAGAGTAAGACTTGAACTTTATAGACGACTTGGAAAAGCAAAATCAAAAGAAGCTATTTATGAAATTGAAGAAGAGATGGAAGATAGATTTGGGAAACCAGATACTCCAACAAAACAGTTTTTAGAACTAATTATGATAAAAGTTTTAGCTTTACAAAAAGAGATAAAAACGGTATCAAGTTACGAGATGAATGTAACTTTCACTAAAAATGATGATACAAAAGAGACAATCAAATCTCCAAGTAAAGATGATGATGATATTATTGCCACGGCTTTAAAGTATTTAAGAAAATAA
- a CDS encoding cytochrome ubiquinol oxidase subunit I, translating into MEAHLVDWSRAQFALTAIYHWLFVPLTLGLGFIIAFMETIYVKTGDEFWKKTTKFWMGLFAINFAIGVATGLIMEFEFGTNWANYSWFVGDIFGAPLAIEGLLAFFMESTFFAVMFFGWDKVSKKFHLLSTWLVAIGSNLSALWILVANGWMQYPVGVKFNPDTVRNEMNNFWDVILSPVAITKFLHTISSGYIMASLFVVGVSAWFLLKKRETKFAKKSMIVGATFGLITSIFILLTGDESAHQVALKQPVKLAAMEGLYEGKEKAGITGIGILNPKKNLNNDEESYLFEINAPYALSFLAFHDIDSFVPGLKDLVYGNEKYGIESVKSKMLKGKIAIDALKEYKEAKKSGDMVSQLTSKSILEKNMKYFGYGHLKKPEDVVPPVAITFYSFHTMVALGTWFFLLFVLILFFSIKREISKYKLLLIFSIVSIPLGYIASEAGWIVAEVGRQPWAIQNLMPVGIAVTDISSTSVQATFFLFAVLFTLLLVAEIKIMLKQISLGFEGGH; encoded by the coding sequence ATGGAAGCACATTTAGTAGATTGGTCTAGGGCTCAATTTGCATTAACCGCTATTTATCATTGGCTTTTTGTTCCATTAACTTTAGGATTAGGATTTATCATAGCTTTTATGGAAACTATTTATGTAAAAACTGGCGATGAATTTTGGAAAAAAACAACAAAATTCTGGATGGGATTATTTGCTATAAACTTTGCTATAGGGGTTGCAACTGGTCTTATTATGGAGTTTGAATTTGGAACTAATTGGGCAAATTATTCGTGGTTTGTTGGAGATATTTTTGGCGCTCCTTTAGCAATAGAAGGACTTTTGGCATTTTTTATGGAGTCAACTTTTTTTGCTGTTATGTTTTTTGGTTGGGATAAGGTAAGTAAAAAATTTCATCTTCTTTCAACTTGGCTTGTAGCCATTGGTTCAAATTTAAGTGCTTTGTGGATTTTAGTAGCAAATGGTTGGATGCAATATCCTGTTGGAGTAAAATTTAATCCAGATACAGTTAGAAATGAGATGAATAATTTTTGGGATGTGATTTTATCTCCAGTTGCCATAACAAAATTTTTACACACAATTTCAAGTGGTTATATTATGGCTTCTTTATTTGTAGTAGGAGTATCTGCTTGGTTTTTATTGAAAAAAAGAGAAACCAAATTTGCAAAAAAATCAATGATAGTTGGTGCTACTTTTGGACTAATCACTTCAATATTTATTTTATTAACGGGAGATGAATCAGCCCACCAAGTTGCTTTAAAACAACCTGTAAAATTAGCAGCAATGGAAGGTTTATATGAGGGTAAAGAGAAAGCTGGAATAACAGGTATTGGTATTTTAAATCCTAAGAAGAATTTAAATAATGATGAAGAGAGTTATTTATTTGAAATCAATGCTCCTTATGCCCTTTCTTTTTTGGCTTTTCATGATATAGATTCTTTTGTTCCTGGTTTAAAAGATTTGGTTTATGGAAATGAAAAATATGGTATCGAATCTGTTAAGTCAAAAATGCTAAAAGGAAAAATTGCAATTGATGCTCTAAAAGAGTACAAAGAAGCAAAAAAAAGTGGTGATATGGTAAGTCAGCTAACAAGTAAGTCTATTTTAGAAAAAAACATGAAATACTTTGGGTATGGACATTTGAAAAAACCAGAAGATGTTGTTCCTCCTGTTGCAATTACATTTTATTCTTTTCATACAATGGTAGCTCTTGGAACATGGTTTTTCCTTCTTTTTGTTTTGATTTTATTTTTTAGTATAAAAAGAGAGATATCAAAATATAAACTTCTTTTAATATTTTCAATAGTCTCTATTCCTTTAGGATATATTGCAAGTGAAGCAGGCTGGATAGTTGCTGAAGTTGGTAGACAACCTTGGGCTATACAAAATTTGATGCCAGTTGGAATTGCTGTTACTGATATCTCATCTACAAGTGTACAAGCAACCTTTTTTCTGTTTGCTGTTTTATTTACATTGCTTCTTGTAGCTGAGATAAAGATTATGCTTAAACAAATATCTCTTGGTTTTGAGGGAGGACATTAA
- a CDS encoding methyl-accepting chemotaxis protein: MRKKSSFGKKLLIKILGTVFVVLTLASLAIVNFSYKAAQKDAEAFRETFASKNAIEIKSELDTAISVAQAFAARIESSAVNNTQIDKDEIISLQKSILNENKTINSIWYSPKYGEKLTPKIENPQAGTVYDKLGIFHPFTSKSKNGIVVASGAPYDESKGWIKGPKDAGKPFITAPYYWKIDGVEELFITVGIPMYKDGEFIGSAGIDFLLKGLSDLASRVKLYENGYGFIVDNNGIIIGHPKEEVQNKKLLDIVKNDKDYVEMLEKSKKGENYFFFKDSFITGQTSVYYSQPFNVKDTGTNWTFVISAPKEEYLANANFIRNISIISSLISLIIIAIIILLSIKQLNIYLKKISFGLESFFEFLNTKKSATKEIDINTTCEFGRMAHSINENVEKIKTSTQQDMALIDDVKGIASTITQGKFDSRVTKITSTDSLNELKDILNHMLEQLENQVGKDINKIIHTLESYSNRDFTIKLGANSGKIGKEIIHMNEMITKMLQDSQEDGVSLKQSADNLSNSVRTISSNATKQAASLEETAASIEEITSNIEQTNIKAQQMHSISNETKDSATKGKQLATDTATSMDDINNTVLNISEAITMIDQIAFQTNILSLNAAVEAATAGEAGKGFAVVAQEVRNLASRSAEVAKDIKNLVETATEKANNGKNISSNMIEGFTTLENRIIETSNLINDVAAAANEQNLGIQQIADAVNMLDKVTQENAAIAEETNDIAKKTKEISDNVVIGVNKNNFNGKNLA, encoded by the coding sequence ATGAGGAAAAAATCTAGTTTTGGAAAGAAACTCCTAATAAAAATACTTGGAACCGTTTTTGTTGTTTTAACTCTTGCTTCACTTGCAATTGTTAACTTTTCTTATAAAGCTGCACAAAAAGATGCAGAAGCATTTAGAGAAACATTTGCTTCAAAAAATGCAATTGAAATTAAAAGCGAACTTGATACAGCAATTTCTGTTGCACAAGCTTTTGCCGCTAGAATAGAATCATCTGCAGTTAATAATACACAAATAGACAAAGATGAAATAATTTCTTTGCAAAAATCTATTTTAAATGAAAATAAAACTATTAATAGCATTTGGTATAGTCCTAAATATGGAGAAAAACTAACTCCTAAAATAGAAAATCCCCAAGCTGGAACTGTATATGATAAGCTTGGAATTTTTCATCCATTTACTTCAAAATCAAAAAATGGAATAGTAGTTGCTTCAGGTGCTCCTTATGATGAATCAAAAGGATGGATTAAAGGACCTAAAGATGCTGGTAAGCCTTTTATAACAGCACCATACTATTGGAAAATTGATGGAGTTGAAGAATTATTTATAACAGTTGGTATTCCTATGTATAAAGATGGAGAATTTATTGGTTCTGCTGGAATTGATTTTCTTTTAAAAGGTTTATCAGACTTAGCTTCTCGTGTCAAATTATATGAAAATGGATATGGTTTTATTGTTGATAATAATGGAATAATAATAGGGCATCCAAAAGAAGAAGTTCAAAATAAGAAACTACTTGATATTGTCAAAAATGATAAAGATTATGTAGAGATGCTTGAAAAGAGTAAAAAAGGAGAGAATTATTTCTTCTTTAAAGATTCATTTATCACTGGGCAAACATCGGTTTATTATTCTCAACCATTTAATGTGAAAGATACAGGTACAAATTGGACTTTTGTTATCTCTGCTCCAAAAGAAGAGTACCTTGCAAATGCTAATTTTATTAGAAATATATCAATCATATCTTCGCTAATAAGTCTAATTATAATTGCAATAATTATTCTACTTTCAATTAAACAATTAAATATTTACCTTAAAAAAATATCATTTGGCTTAGAAAGTTTTTTTGAATTCTTAAATACAAAAAAATCTGCAACAAAAGAGATTGATATAAATACGACATGTGAATTTGGAAGAATGGCTCACTCTATTAACGAAAATGTAGAAAAAATAAAAACATCTACACAACAAGATATGGCTCTAATTGATGATGTTAAAGGTATCGCAAGTACTATTACTCAAGGAAAATTTGATAGTAGAGTAACAAAAATAACTTCTACTGATTCATTAAATGAATTAAAAGATATTTTAAATCATATGTTAGAACAATTGGAAAATCAAGTTGGTAAAGATATAAATAAAATTATTCATACCCTAGAGAGTTATTCAAATAGAGATTTTACGATAAAACTTGGAGCTAATTCTGGTAAGATAGGTAAAGAAATTATTCACATGAATGAAATGATTACAAAAATGTTACAAGATAGTCAAGAAGATGGTGTTTCTTTAAAACAAAGTGCTGATAATCTATCAAATAGTGTTAGAACAATTAGTAGCAATGCAACTAAACAAGCTGCGTCATTAGAAGAAACAGCTGCTTCAATTGAAGAAATTACAAGTAATATTGAACAAACAAATATTAAAGCACAACAGATGCATTCAATATCAAATGAGACAAAAGATTCAGCTACTAAAGGTAAACAATTAGCAACAGATACAGCAACTTCCATGGATGATATAAATAATACAGTGCTAAATATAAGTGAAGCTATAACTATGATTGATCAAATAGCATTTCAAACAAATATTTTATCTCTAAATGCAGCAGTTGAAGCTGCAACTGCAGGAGAAGCTGGAAAAGGTTTTGCAGTTGTTGCACAAGAAGTGAGAAACTTAGCTTCAAGAAGTGCAGAAGTTGCAAAAGATATAAAAAATTTAGTTGAAACTGCTACAGAAAAAGCTAATAATGGTAAAAATATTAGTTCTAATATGATTGAAGGATTTACTACTTTAGAAAATAGAATTATAGAAACGAGTAACTTAATCAATGATGTTGCAGCAGCGGCAAACGAACAAAACTTAGGAATACAACAAATTGCAGATGCAGTTAATATGTTAGACAAAGTTACACAAGAAAATGCAGCTATTGCAGAAGAAACAAATGATATTGCAAAGAAAACTAAAGAGATATCTGACAATGTTGTTATAGGAGTAAATAAAAATAATTTTAATGGTAAGAATTTAGCTTAA
- a CDS encoding DUF4492 domain-containing protein, giving the protein MYNYLRIFKFYIDGFKSLTIGKTLWKIIIIKLIVIITLLNFYIYDKSLNSEYKTTKEKINFVYKNITKD; this is encoded by the coding sequence ATGTACAATTATTTAAGAATCTTCAAATTTTATATTGATGGCTTTAAAAGTCTAACTATAGGTAAAACTTTATGGAAAATCATAATTATAAAATTAATTGTAATTATAACTCTTCTAAATTTTTATATTTATGACAAATCATTAAATAGTGAATATAAAACCACTAAAGAAAAAATAAATTTTGTATATAAAAATATCACAAAGGACTAA
- a CDS encoding NifB/NifX family molybdenum-iron cluster-binding protein — MITFPLKTNKENAAVSPLFGKAKYFAFFDGKNLSVEENPYGKGSKLINWFNEKGVDTIVIKEMGSKPFEAISKTPIKVLYAGNDRVTTNEVLENYTTNSLKELSIDELQKIVKEHKGDKSSSCHSHSHEGETKKSCHKKMVAQNPYVFLNK; from the coding sequence ATGATTACATTCCCTCTAAAAACAAATAAAGAAAATGCAGCGGTATCACCACTGTTTGGTAAAGCAAAATATTTTGCTTTTTTTGATGGCAAAAATTTAAGTGTTGAAGAAAATCCATATGGAAAAGGTTCAAAACTTATTAATTGGTTTAATGAAAAAGGCGTAGATACAATAGTAATAAAAGAGATGGGTTCTAAACCTTTTGAAGCTATTTCTAAAACGCCTATAAAAGTATTGTATGCAGGTAATGATAGAGTTACTACAAATGAGGTATTAGAAAACTATACAACTAATAGTTTAAAAGAGTTATCAATAGATGAACTTCAAAAAATAGTTAAAGAACATAAAGGAGATAAAAGTTCTTCTTGTCATTCACATTCACATGAAGGTGAAACTAAAAAGAGTTGTCATAAAAAAATGGTAGCTCAAAATCCATATGTTTTTTTAAATAAATAG
- the cydB gene encoding cytochrome d ubiquinol oxidase subunit II encodes MFENLTLLQLQQYWWIIISLLGGLFAFIMFVQGGQTLLGRLSKGDETLKTMLINSLGRKWELGFTTLVLFGGALFAAFPLFYSTSFGGAYWVWMAILFCFIIQAVSYEFRKKANNFLGQKVYELFLFINGSVGVILLGIAIATFFSGSSFSVDTNNFSHWHGSYRGLEAASNIFNLSLGFALFFLVRISGALYFINNIDNETIKQRAIRSIKIDMLFFLFFFLIFLYLLLSKSGFAYDNNGLVYYQEYKYLYNFVEMPIVLGMFLIGLLMVIIAVFMTIHFNKTCCIKTAGVGIVLTVMALFLNVGLNGTSYYPSFYDIQSSLTIQNSSGSHYTLTTMSYVSLIVPFVLAYITYAWYQMDKVKITKDEMENSHTHKY; translated from the coding sequence ATGTTTGAAAATCTTACTTTACTTCAATTACAACAGTATTGGTGGATAATAATTTCACTTTTAGGTGGCTTATTTGCTTTTATTATGTTTGTTCAAGGTGGTCAAACACTATTGGGGAGATTATCAAAGGGTGATGAGACGTTAAAAACTATGCTTATAAATTCTCTTGGTAGAAAATGGGAATTAGGTTTTACTACATTAGTACTTTTTGGTGGAGCACTTTTTGCTGCTTTTCCTTTATTTTATTCTACAAGTTTTGGTGGAGCGTATTGGGTATGGATGGCAATTTTATTTTGTTTTATTATTCAAGCGGTAAGTTATGAATTTAGAAAAAAAGCTAATAATTTTTTAGGGCAAAAAGTTTATGAGTTGTTCCTTTTTATAAATGGAAGTGTAGGTGTGATTTTATTAGGAATTGCAATAGCTACTTTTTTTTCTGGTTCAAGCTTTAGTGTGGATACAAATAATTTCTCACATTGGCATGGCTCATATAGAGGATTAGAAGCTGCAAGTAATATATTTAATCTATCTTTAGGTTTTGCACTATTTTTTCTAGTGAGAATTTCAGGAGCCTTATATTTTATAAATAATATTGATAATGAAACCATAAAACAAAGAGCAATAAGAAGTATAAAAATTGATATGCTTTTTTTTCTATTTTTCTTTTTGATTTTCTTATATTTACTTTTGAGTAAAAGTGGTTTTGCTTATGATAATAATGGATTGGTATATTATCAAGAGTACAAATATTTATATAATTTTGTAGAAATGCCAATAGTTTTAGGAATGTTCTTAATAGGCTTGTTGATGGTTATAATTGCAGTTTTTATGACCATTCATTTTAATAAAACTTGTTGTATCAAAACAGCTGGTGTTGGTATCGTATTAACTGTAATGGCTTTATTTTTAAATGTTGGATTAAATGGAACTTCATATTACCCTTCATTTTATGATATTCAAAGTTCATTGACTATTCAAAATAGTTCAGGAAGTCATTATACTTTGACTACTATGTCTTATGTTTCACTAATTGTTCCTTTTGTTTTGGCATATATAACTTATGCTTGGTATCAAATGGACAAAGTGAAAATAACTAAAGATGAGATGGAAAATTCTCATACTCATAAATATTAG